Genomic segment of Vibrio natriegens NBRC 15636 = ATCC 14048 = DSM 759:
ACAACCTCCAAGTAGACATCGTTTACGGCGTGGACTACCAGGGTATCTAATCCTGTTTGCTCCCCACGCTTTCGCATCTGAGTGTCAGTATCTGTCCAGGGGGCCGCCTTCGCCACCGGTATTCCTTCAGATCTCTACGCATTTCACCGCTACACCTGAAATTCTACCCCCCTCTACAGTACTCTAGTCTGCCAGTTTCAAATGCTATTCCGAGGTTGAGCCCCGGGCTTTCACATCTGACTTAACAAACCACCTGCATGCGCTTTACGCCCAGTAATTCCGATTAACGCTCGCACCCTCCGTATTACCGCGGCTGCTGGCACGGAGTTAGCCGGTGCTTCTTCTGTCGCTAACGTCAAATAATGCAGCTATTAACTACACTACCTTCCTCACGACTGAAAGTGCTTTACAACCCGAAGGCCTTCTTCACACACGCGGCATGGCTGCATCAGGCTTGCGCCCATTGTGCAATATTCCCCACTGCTGCCTCCCGTAGGAGTCTGGACCGTGTCTCAGTTCCAGTGTGGCTGATCATCCTCTCAGACCAGCTAGGGATCGTCGCCTTGGTGAGCCCTTACCTCACCAACTAGCTAATCCCACCTAGGCATATCCTGACGCGAGAGGCCCGAAGGTCCCCCTCTTTGGCCCGTAGGCATCATGCGGTATTAGCCATCGTTTCCAATGGTTATCCCCCACATCAGGGCAATTTCCTAGGCATTACTCACCCGTCCGCCGCTCGACGCCGTTAACGTCCCCCGAAGGTTCAGTTAACTCGTTTCCGCTCGACTTGCATGTGTTAGGCCTGCCGCCAGCGTTCAATCTGAGCCATGATCAAACTCTTCAATTTAAGATTTTGTCGGCTCAATGAATACTGAACATTACATAAAGTAATGTTTGAATTGACTGTGCTGAATCCGAAGATTCAATGGTCACTTCGTATCATTGAAACCTAATTTGAAACCGAAGTTTCTAATTGGATTATCATCAACGAGTGCCCACACAGATTGATAGGTCTATATTGTTAAAGAGCTTACTTTGCGAGAAACTTTTCTCTCAAAGCGGAGGTGAATTCTAGCGATTTAATTGTAAGTGTCAAACACTTTTTTCAACTAATTTTTCGTAGAAGCTTTTTACCTCTCCGACCTTGCTGAAGCCTTATCGCATCTGCCGTGTCGGTGGATGCGCATTATAGGGAGTTACGATTGGAGCGCAACCCTTTTTTATAAAAAAAACCAAAAAAACGAACACTCGATGATTATTTAATCAAAAACGTAAAAAAGAGGGTAATAAACCCTCTTTTTCATCGCATAAAAGCCGTATTTAAATGAAAGCGTACGCGTCTGCGTACATACGTTCGCTTTTGGCCTTCTTATTTTGAGTAAACTGTTCTCGAGCTGCGCCCGCCATTTCAAAGCGACCAGCAATATAGATATCATAGTCTTCCAGACTTTCGAAATCGTCACTGACGGCTTGTAGCACGTTTCCAACTTTACCTTGCCACTCAGCGGGAGCGTCTTCTACTACAGGAATAAAGTGCACGTTAGAAAACTTCTCTGAGATAGCGATAAGTTCATCTTTTGCGTATAACTGGCTTTCGTCACGAGCACCCCAGTACAAGTAGATTTCATTAGTCTTATTCTGTGCAACACAATGATCCAAGATCGAGCGTACGTAACTGAATCCTGTACCACCAGCGATCAGTAATAAAGAACGCTCGCTATCTTCTTGAATCCAAGCGTCTCCATGAGGCGCATCAATTTCAATATCATCACCCGATTCTAATGCCGCTTTCATCGATTCTACGACTTCTATTGCGTAAGCGTTATGTTCTGCCGCACCAATGTGCAATTCCAGCTCACCTTCATGTCGGCAAGGGCTACTTGCGATAGAAAACGGGCGCTTGTCTTTCTCGCCCATCACAACCATAAGGTATTGGCCAGCTTTGAAAGACACTGGTGATTCTGGGTGAAGTAGAATTTGATAAGTATTACAAGCTAACGGCTGAATAGACTTTACTTTACATTGGATGGTCATGATGTCCCTCTCGCTTACTCATCAAAAGTAAGCACTAAATTACTTTCTGTATAGGCTTGGCAAGGAAATATCCAACCTTGCTGCTGTTCTTTGTCGGTTAACATGGGTTCCAGATGATAACTCACCTCGCCCGTTACCTTTTTACACATACACATGGCACAAGCGCCAACTCGGCAACGATGTGGGAAGCGAATATTATTGTTGAGCGCAGCTTCCAACACCGTCTCCCCAGCTTCAACCTCAAATGATACGTTTATAGGAAGAAGGAGGACTGTATGACTCATAGAATACCTAACTGGTCCCAAATCTCATCAATTTTAGCGACAAGTTTAGGATCTTTCTTAATTGGGATACCCCACTCGCGCGTTACCTCAGACTCAAACTTATTGGTCGCATCGAGCGCTAGTTTCGAACTGCTAGACGTACTTCCCCGAAGTTGAATCGTATCTCTATCAGGATCCATGCGAGTCGTTACTGCCCAAATAATATCATTCCAATCCCGAGCATTAACGTCGTCATCACATAAAATGATGAACTTAATGTCTGTGTAGTCGGCAAAGTATGCCCACAGACTTTCAAGCAATGCCTGGGATTGACCCGCTTCGTCTTTCTTCATTGTTACCACAGCGAACTGGTTGTTTGCCGTCGGAGGTAGATAGATATCGACAATGTCCGGACGAAGGGCTTTTAGTGAGTCTAAGTCTTCTTGAGTGATCGGTTTGCTCTCTGAAGGATTGACTTGCGTGCGAGTCGCCAACTCCGCTTCCCATTTTATGGTCGCATCGAGTCCCATTTTGGAGCCCAAACCAACAACCGGAGAAGCAAAATCCAGTGAGTCTATCGGCGTGTTATCAATCATTACCGTATCACGCACTGGGTCCATATGGTCAGTCATGGCTTTCACCACGTCATTCCAGTCACGCGCATTTACCGACTCATCACACACAATTACAAACTTGGTGTACATAAACTGGCGTAAGAAAGACCAGACGCCCATCATGACGCGTTTCGCATGTCCCGGATATTGCTTCTTCAACGTCACGACCGCCATACGGTACGAACAACCTTCTGGAGGCAGATAGAAATCTTCTATCTCAGGAAATTGCTTTTGCAGAATAGGCACAAAGACTTCGTTCAGTGCCACGCCCAGAACGGCGGGCTCATCGGGCGGACGACCAGTGTAGGTACTGTGATAAATCGGGTCTTTACGCATGGTGATGTGCGTAATGGTAAAGACATGATGCTTTTCTTTTTCGTTATAGTAGCCCGTGTGATCGCCATACGGACCTTCATCCGCAAACTCAGTCGGGTCGATGTAGCCTTCCATCACAATCTCAGCACTCGCTGGCACTTCCAGCTCGTTACTGATGGATTTGACGACTTCCGTTTTGCTGCCACGCAATAAGCCAGCAAAAGCATATTCTGATAACGTATCAGGTACTGGCGTTACCGCACCGAGAATAGTCGCAGGGTCCGCACCGAATGCCACCGAGACTGGGAATGGTTTCCCTGGATTGGTCTCCATCCAGTCACGAAGGTCTAACGCGCCACCACGGTGGGCAAGCCAACGCATGATGATTTTGTTTTTAGCAATTTTTTGCTGGCGATAGATACCTAGGTTCTGGCGTTTTTTATTCGGCCCTTTGGTAACCGTCAAACCCCACGTTAATAGCGGTGCCACGTCTTCTGCCCAGCAGCTCATTACCGGAATTTTATCCAAATCGACTTCGTCGCCCTGCCACACGATTTCTTGACAAGGCGCTTTACGCAGACGCTTAGCTGGCATATTCAAGACTTGCTTAAATACAGGTAGCTTTTCTAACGCATCTTTGAAGCCTTTTGGCGGCTCAGGCTCTTTGAGATAAGCCAACAGTTTACCGACTTCACGCAGTTCTTTTACGTCTTCACGTCCCATACCAATCGCGACCCTTTCCGGGGTGCCGAACAGGTTGGTTAAAACCGGAACATCGTAACCAATAGGGTTTTCGAATAATAATGCAGGACCACCAGCTCGCAGAGTACGATCGCTGATCTCTGTCATTTCATAAGCGGGATCAACAGGGTGAGTAATGCGCTTGAGTCGACCTTTCTGTTCCAGGTGATCAATATATTCGCGTAAATCCTTAAAACTCATAGGCCTTCATGACTACTGACTGATTAAACTTTTCGCAGTATAACAAATAGGAGGACACTAAGGTCCTCCTATTTTATGTGGGTATAAGGATTGTATTACTGCAACACTTGCTCTATTTGACGGGCTTTAACCTGATAATTCCCCGTCACTAACTCTTTAAGCCAGCTTTGATGGCCCTGTTGCGCTAACTCTCTCGCCACCAATGTCGCTTCTTCAGACAAAGCCATCTTAGTGATTAAAAACTGTTTCACTTCGGGGCTTAATGGATTCGCTTTGGTTAAAAGACCGATAGCATAAGGTTTGAGCGTTGGATTCACCGTGGAGTTCATCAACTGCTGCAATGAAAAAGCATCGCCTGCTTCTGCTAATCTCTCCAGCTCGGCATGGCTGTTGTAGTCCGCTCTCATTCTCCACAACAAATCGTACATCGACTGATCCTGGCTCACTTGCGCTAAACGAGCAATGACGGCGGTGGACGGTAACCAACTGGTCACATCTATTTGAGTTAACTGTACGGTTAACGCATTTAACGCGCCGGGAGACAAGCTATCGAGTTCGCGAATCAATAATGCCTCACGAGCCTGAGTTTGCTGTGAAGTCCCTGCAGTTAACCACTGGCTGAGATCGAGCTCTTTTCGCTCCGCTTGTAGAACAAATTCTAGTGTACTCTGGTCTTGCTTCCAGCGCTTGATCAAGCGGCTTGCAACGGCGGGAAAGTTAAAAGCTGGCACAGTGAATTCGTAACCTTCACCACGCTCGAGTACTTGATAAGTGGGAGTAATACGGCTTTGCGATTCAACAAACAGCGCCATACGCGGCGTAAGAATCACGTCTTGCTGTTCTAGTTTTTCGAGTAAGCGGAAACGCACCACCTCTTGTTGAGGTAACGCCAGTCGATTGAGGGAAAATTTAAGCGAGTCAACCTCATCCCTGACAACATATTCTAGAAGTTCAGAGACCTTGGTTTGTATTTGGGTATCCTGAAGCCACTGTTCTACCACTGACTCCTGCATTTCCTTCGCAGGCGCGGTCATAGGTATGGTCACGAGTGACAAACTCAGGAGTAATGACGACAACATTCCTTGTTGCATGTTAACCTCCCGATAACATTAGTCCTCATTTTGAGGCTTCTATCGGTAGAAAGCAATAAAAAAGCCACCATAATTTATGGTGGCTTTTTCAAAATAAGAACTCAGTTGTTACTGACGGCGCATCGCATCGAAGAATTCATCGTTCGTCTTCGTCATTGCTAGCTTATCGATGAGGAATTCCATTGCGTCGATTTCACCCATTGGATGAACAATCTTACGCAGAATCCACATTTTCTGCAGTTCGTCAGTCTTAGTCAGTAGCTCTTCACGACGAGTACCTGAGCGGTTGAAGTCAATCGCAGGGAAAACACGCTTCTCTGCAATCTTACGGTTCAGGTGCAATTCCATGTTACCTGTACCTTTAAATTCTTCGTAGATAACTTCATCCATCTTAGAACCAGTATCAACTAGCGCTGTTGCGATGATTGTTAAGCTACCGCCTTCTTCTACATTACGTGCAGCACCGAAGAAACGCTTAGGACGGTGCAGTGCGTTCGCATCCACACCACCTGTTAGTACTTTACCTGATGAAGGTACAACCGTGTTGTATGCACGAGCCAGACGAGTAATCGAGTCAAGTAGGATAACCACATCTTTCTTGTGTTCTACCAAGCGCTTCGCTTTCTCGATAACCATTTCCGCTACTTGAACGTGACGAGATGCTGGCTCATCAAATGTTGAAGCAACCACTTCACCTTTAACCAGACGCTGCATCTCTGTTACTTCTTCCGGACGTTCGTCGATAAGAAGTACCATGAGTTCACACTCAGGGTGGTTGTAAGCGATGCTTTGAGCAATGTTTTGCAGAAGCATTGTCTTACCCGCTTTTGGCGGAGCAACAATCAAACCACGTTGGCCTTTACCGATTGGCGATGCCAAATCTAGAACACGTGCAGTGATATCTTCTGTCGAACCGTTACCGCGCTCCATTACCATGCGCTCATTCGCATGCAGAGGCGTTAAGTTTTCAAATAGGATCTTGTTACGAGCGTTGTCTGGCTTGTCATCGTTAACCGTGTTGACTTTCAGAAGTGCAAAGTAACGTTCGCCGTCTTTTGGTGGGCGAATTTTACCAGCAATTGAGTCACCTGTACGTAGGTTAAAACGACGAATCTGACTTGGCGATACATAAATATCGTCCGGACCAGCAAGGTATGAACTATCGGCACTGCGTAGGAAACCAAAGCCGTCTTGCAGAATTTCCAGAACCCCATCGCCAAAGATGTCTTCGCCGCCTTTAGCATGCGCTTTTAAAATCGCGAAGATGATGTCTTGTTTTCTTAAGCGCGCTAGGTTCTCTAATCCTAAGCTTTCGCCCAGTTTTACAAGGTCAGACACAGGTCTGTTCTTCAGTTCGGTAAGGTTCATGGTAGTGGATTCTTGTTTAGTCAAAATAAGATCTGTTTTCTAGTTAAGATGGATTTGGTCACAGGATCGACCAAGAAGAGAAATTTGTTCAATTAACGCGCGATAAGTTAGCACTAATTAATATTCTAGTCCAGAGTTAGAAAAACAAAACCGTGCATTGATGGTTGCACGGTTTTATCTGTAATCACTTGGTGATTATATGTTTGCGTCCAAAAACTCTTTAAGTTGAGTTTTAGACAGAGCACCAACTTTCGTTGCCGCTACGTTGCCGTCTTTGAATAGCAGTAGCGTTGGAATGCCACGAATACCAAACTTAGGTGGTGTGCCTGCGTTATGGTCGATGTTTAGTTTACCGATAGTGAGTTTGCCTTCGTACTCTTCAGCGACTTCGTCCAGGATAGGAGCGATCATCTTACAAGGACCACACCATTCTGCCCAAAAATCTACTAATACAGGGCCTGCAGCGTTGATTACATCGTTTTCAAAACCGTCATCAGTTAGCTGCAAAATCTTATCACTCATCTTCCACTCCAATGTGTTTTTCGAAACTGGTTGGATGATAACCAGTAATTTGATGCCCTATTGGAATGTATTTACTTTCGTAATGCAAGCTTTAGCTGATATTCTATAGCCATGAAAAAGACGCATATCACAGAGCAAAAGTTCGCCGATTTGGGGTTAGAGCCCCAAGTTATTGATGGATTGGATAAAAAAGGGTTTGAGTTTTGTACCCCTATCCAAGCCTTGGCGTTGCCGGTACTGCTCACCGGCCAAGACATCGCAGGCCAGGCCCAAACGGGCACTGGTAAAACACTCGCGTTTCTCACTGCAACCTTCAACCACCTAATGACGACACCGGAGCACGAAGGTCGCAAACCAACACAACCACGTGCCATCATCATGGCGCCTACGCGTGAGTTAGCGATTCAGATCTACAATGATGCTGAAACTCTGATTGCAAGCACGGGCCTAAAAGCAGCACTGGCTTACGGTGGTGAAAGCTACGACAAGCAACTGGCTAAGCTAGAAGACGGCGTCGATATCCTGATCGGTACCACTGGTCGTATTATCGACTTCTATAAACAGCGTGTATTTAATCTAAACTACATTCAAGCGGTAGTGTTAGATGAAGCCGACCGCATGTTCGATCTTGGTTTTATTAAAGACATCCGTTTCTTGTTCCGTCGTATGCCAGAGCCAAAAGAACGTCTGAACATGCTGTTCTCAGCAACGCTGTCTTACCGCGTACAAGAACTCGCGTTTGAACACATGCATAACCCAGAACA
This window contains:
- the trxA gene encoding thioredoxin TrxA, with the translated sequence MSDKILQLTDDGFENDVINAAGPVLVDFWAEWCGPCKMIAPILDEVAEEYEGKLTIGKLNIDHNAGTPPKFGIRGIPTLLLFKDGNVAATKVGALSKTQLKEFLDANI
- the rho gene encoding transcription termination factor Rho; its protein translation is MNLTELKNRPVSDLVKLGESLGLENLARLRKQDIIFAILKAHAKGGEDIFGDGVLEILQDGFGFLRSADSSYLAGPDDIYVSPSQIRRFNLRTGDSIAGKIRPPKDGERYFALLKVNTVNDDKPDNARNKILFENLTPLHANERMVMERGNGSTEDITARVLDLASPIGKGQRGLIVAPPKAGKTMLLQNIAQSIAYNHPECELMVLLIDERPEEVTEMQRLVKGEVVASTFDEPASRHVQVAEMVIEKAKRLVEHKKDVVILLDSITRLARAYNTVVPSSGKVLTGGVDANALHRPKRFFGAARNVEEGGSLTIIATALVDTGSKMDEVIYEEFKGTGNMELHLNRKIAEKRVFPAIDFNRSGTRREELLTKTDELQKMWILRKIVHPMGEIDAMEFLIDKLAMTKTNDEFFDAMRRQ
- the fre gene encoding NAD(P)H-flavin reductase, producing the protein MTIQCKVKSIQPLACNTYQILLHPESPVSFKAGQYLMVVMGEKDKRPFSIASSPCRHEGELELHIGAAEHNAYAIEVVESMKAALESGDDIEIDAPHGDAWIQEDSERSLLLIAGGTGFSYVRSILDHCVAQNKTNEIYLYWGARDESQLYAKDELIAISEKFSNVHFIPVVEDAPAEWQGKVGNVLQAVSDDFESLEDYDIYIAGRFEMAGAAREQFTQNKKAKSERMYADAYAFI
- a CDS encoding 2Fe-2S iron-sulfur cluster-binding protein, yielding MSHTVLLLPINVSFEVEAGETVLEAALNNNIRFPHRCRVGACAMCMCKKVTGEVSYHLEPMLTDKEQQQGWIFPCQAYTESNLVLTFDE
- the ubiD gene encoding 4-hydroxy-3-polyprenylbenzoate decarboxylase: MSFKDLREYIDHLEQKGRLKRITHPVDPAYEMTEISDRTLRAGGPALLFENPIGYDVPVLTNLFGTPERVAIGMGREDVKELREVGKLLAYLKEPEPPKGFKDALEKLPVFKQVLNMPAKRLRKAPCQEIVWQGDEVDLDKIPVMSCWAEDVAPLLTWGLTVTKGPNKKRQNLGIYRQQKIAKNKIIMRWLAHRGGALDLRDWMETNPGKPFPVSVAFGADPATILGAVTPVPDTLSEYAFAGLLRGSKTEVVKSISNELEVPASAEIVMEGYIDPTEFADEGPYGDHTGYYNEKEKHHVFTITHITMRKDPIYHSTYTGRPPDEPAVLGVALNEVFVPILQKQFPEIEDFYLPPEGCSYRMAVVTLKKQYPGHAKRVMMGVWSFLRQFMYTKFVIVCDESVNARDWNDVVKAMTDHMDPVRDTVMIDNTPIDSLDFASPVVGLGSKMGLDATIKWEAELATRTQVNPSESKPITQEDLDSLKALRPDIVDIYLPPTANNQFAVVTMKKDEAGQSQALLESLWAYFADYTDIKFIILCDDDVNARDWNDIIWAVTTRMDPDRDTIQLRGSTSSSSKLALDATNKFESEVTREWGIPIKKDPKLVAKIDEIWDQLGIL